The following coding sequences are from one Terriglobales bacterium window:
- a CDS encoding MASE1 domain-containing protein → MIGRTLTLSLPRVGGPRLVRDNHSVIASLLTGYPRQVLFSLLVAAGYFIGTRIGFVLKLHDTPISTFWPPNAILLAAFLLAPVRMWWIILLAVFPAHLLAQLPAGRPLLTVCGLFISNSAEGLVGAACIRHFKKPEELFEDVSGVLVFLGFAIFFAPLASSFVDAAVVVSTGFGNGYWKLWTSRLFSNMLADITVAPTIIVWTLNGRRWLRHLTPARIIEAVLLGAGIISVSNAVFGIAHPTIPALMFSPLPLVLWIVVRFGVAGLYPSLLAISTISIWHATHGRDPFIFAPMAESILGIQIFLCTIALPMMLLAAVLAERNAVEETLRQSRGKLIDAQEQERRRIARELHDDIGQQLTLLELELDQLRVQSSEELKPIIDKLYRQAADTSAATRSLSHDLHSTHLEFLGLVSALRNLCETVTQETSIEVSFAEENVTANLNPQISLCLYRVAQEALHNVARHSHAHTVQVQLRGRGERISLHIADDGIGIPPERERSVALGLASMRERVTLVGGTFTLCSEPMRGTMIEADIPIKSAQS, encoded by the coding sequence ATGATCGGCCGTACGTTGACTTTGAGCCTACCGCGGGTGGGAGGTCCCAGACTTGTCCGGGATAACCACTCAGTCATTGCTTCCCTGTTAACAGGCTACCCGCGCCAAGTCCTGTTCTCTCTTCTGGTCGCGGCTGGCTACTTTATTGGCACGCGAATCGGCTTCGTACTGAAGCTGCACGACACGCCGATCTCCACGTTCTGGCCACCGAACGCGATTTTGCTCGCTGCATTTCTGCTGGCTCCTGTACGAATGTGGTGGATCATCTTGCTGGCAGTATTTCCTGCTCACCTTTTGGCTCAGCTGCCGGCGGGCAGACCTCTGCTCACAGTCTGCGGATTGTTCATCAGCAACAGCGCTGAGGGCCTGGTCGGCGCCGCATGCATCCGGCATTTTAAGAAACCAGAAGAGCTGTTTGAGGACGTGTCTGGCGTGCTCGTGTTCCTGGGGTTCGCGATCTTCTTTGCCCCATTGGCATCGTCGTTCGTTGATGCTGCCGTAGTTGTAAGCACTGGGTTCGGAAATGGGTATTGGAAGCTTTGGACATCGCGCCTGTTCTCGAACATGCTGGCTGATATAACGGTGGCGCCGACGATCATTGTCTGGACCCTGAATGGACGTCGATGGCTGCGGCATCTTACTCCAGCGCGGATAATCGAAGCGGTTCTGTTGGGCGCAGGAATCATTTCCGTGAGCAATGCCGTTTTTGGCATTGCGCACCCAACCATTCCTGCGCTCATGTTCAGCCCGCTGCCGCTAGTGCTCTGGATCGTTGTGCGCTTCGGAGTGGCTGGACTCTATCCGTCGCTTCTTGCAATTTCAACCATTTCAATCTGGCACGCTACGCATGGCCGAGATCCATTTATCTTCGCGCCTATGGCGGAGAGCATCCTCGGCATACAAATATTTCTGTGCACGATTGCTCTGCCGATGATGCTACTGGCAGCCGTGCTCGCCGAGCGGAACGCTGTAGAAGAGACATTGCGTCAAAGCAGAGGCAAACTCATCGACGCACAAGAGCAGGAGCGACGCCGCATCGCGCGAGAACTACACGACGATATCGGACAGCAGCTCACCCTGCTCGAACTGGAACTCGACCAACTCAGGGTTCAATCAAGCGAGGAATTGAAGCCAATTATCGACAAGCTGTATCGCCAGGCTGCCGACACCTCCGCCGCCACACGTTCACTTTCTCACGATCTGCACTCAACTCACCTTGAATTTCTGGGCCTTGTCTCCGCGCTTCGAAATCTCTGCGAGACCGTTACTCAGGAAACTTCGATTGAAGTCTCGTTCGCCGAGGAGAACGTCACGGCAAACCTGAATCCGCAAATCTCGCTTTGTCTCTACCGGGTAGCGCAGGAAGCGCTGCATAACGTTGCCCGGCACAGCCATGCTCACACAGTTCAAGTTCAACTACGCGGGAGAGGTGAACGGATCTCCCTGCATATCGCGGACGACGGAATTGGAATTCCCCCAGAGCGTGAGCGTTCTGTGGCCTTGGGACTTGCAAGCATGCGAGAGCGCGTTACTTTGGTAGGCGGAACATTCACGCTCTGCTCAGAACCGATGCGCGGCACCATGATCGAAGCTGACATTCCGATAAAATCGGCACAATCCTGA
- a CDS encoding response regulator transcription factor, which yields MTDKPAAPRVVIADDHLGIVNQVASLLGTEFDVVATAHDGMSALDCVRRLDPDITLLDLYMPGMNGLDVARTLKTSGARTVAVIMTGYNDPELAKAAIAAGAMAFVAKSRLSQDLLPAMRAAAQGYVFVSRITTTKNS from the coding sequence ATGACTGACAAACCGGCTGCCCCTCGAGTGGTTATCGCCGATGACCATTTAGGGATTGTGAATCAAGTGGCATCTTTGCTGGGCACGGAGTTTGACGTCGTAGCGACTGCGCACGACGGTATGTCTGCTCTGGATTGTGTGCGCCGCCTCGATCCAGACATCACTCTTCTAGACCTTTACATGCCTGGAATGAATGGGCTGGACGTTGCGAGAACTCTAAAAACATCCGGCGCCAGAACCGTAGCAGTAATCATGACCGGCTACAACGATCCCGAACTGGCCAAAGCTGCAATCGCGGCCGGAGCCATGGCTTTTGTGGCAAAGTCGCGGCTGTCGCAGGACCTGCTTCCCGCCATGCGTGCCGCGGCACAGGGATATGTTTTTGTCTCGAGGATTACAACAACAAAGAACTCCTGA
- a CDS encoding radical SAM protein codes for MRIRMILPALTEATSPLFRPIKYSLFPPLGLATLAAYADPEDRVTITDEHVERLRTDDQPDLVVIQVYITSALRAYRIADSYRARGCYVVLGGLHVTSLPDEAAQHADTIFLGPGEDTWPQFLGDFRNRQPKKRYQSLQRSLLELPPVRRDLIKRHLYLVPNSIVVSRGCPYVCDFCYKEAFFRGGKSFYTQTVDAALAEIERLPGKHLYFLDDHLFGNVRFATALFEGMRGMGRLWQAAGTVNSVLAPDLLEKAVACGLSSLFVGFETTNADNLQEQHKVQNIRRDYNAAVKRLHDLGVMVNGSFVFGMDHDDPSVFRHTIDWAVSQGIETATFHILTPYPSTALYERMAADGRLLHSNWDDYDTRHCVFKPRKLRPQELEEGYWRAYEDFYRWGSILRGARAKPTLLRSLRHIAYAGAWKKFEPLWDLIIRTKQVNRILPFLEAVLDNFRQAERPHDPETSALQGEQSVPILAAADLYDR; via the coding sequence ATGCGTATCAGAATGATTCTGCCTGCGCTGACCGAAGCCACAAGCCCTCTGTTCCGTCCGATCAAGTACTCACTCTTTCCGCCATTGGGATTGGCCACGCTGGCGGCGTATGCGGATCCGGAAGACAGGGTCACGATTACCGATGAGCACGTCGAGAGACTCAGGACGGATGATCAGCCAGACCTGGTCGTTATCCAGGTCTACATCACGTCGGCATTGCGCGCGTATCGTATTGCCGATTCATATCGCGCCAGGGGATGCTATGTCGTGTTGGGCGGACTGCATGTTACTTCGTTGCCGGACGAGGCCGCGCAGCATGCTGACACCATCTTTCTTGGTCCGGGCGAAGATACTTGGCCGCAGTTTCTGGGCGACTTTCGCAACCGGCAGCCGAAGAAGCGTTATCAGTCGCTACAGAGGAGCCTGCTCGAGTTGCCACCGGTGCGACGCGATCTGATCAAACGGCATTTATATCTGGTGCCGAACTCGATCGTGGTCTCGCGCGGCTGTCCTTACGTCTGCGACTTCTGTTACAAGGAAGCGTTCTTTCGCGGCGGCAAATCTTTCTACACGCAAACCGTAGACGCGGCGCTAGCCGAGATCGAACGTCTGCCGGGCAAGCATCTGTACTTTCTCGACGATCACCTCTTTGGCAACGTGCGCTTTGCAACGGCGCTGTTTGAGGGCATGCGTGGCATGGGACGTCTGTGGCAGGCGGCCGGCACGGTGAATTCTGTGCTCGCGCCTGATCTGCTGGAAAAGGCAGTCGCCTGCGGCTTGAGCAGCCTGTTCGTCGGATTTGAAACGACGAACGCCGACAATCTGCAAGAGCAGCACAAGGTGCAGAACATCCGGCGCGACTACAATGCGGCAGTCAAGCGCCTGCACGATCTCGGCGTAATGGTGAACGGCAGTTTTGTCTTTGGCATGGATCATGACGATCCATCAGTGTTCCGGCACACGATTGATTGGGCGGTCAGCCAGGGCATCGAGACGGCGACCTTTCATATCCTTACGCCGTATCCCAGCACAGCGTTGTACGAACGCATGGCAGCGGATGGCAGGCTGCTTCACAGCAACTGGGACGACTACGATACGCGGCACTGCGTCTTCAAGCCCAGAAAACTTCGTCCGCAGGAACTAGAAGAAGGATATTGGCGTGCGTACGAAGACTTCTATCGCTGGGGCTCCATCCTGCGCGGCGCTCGCGCAAAGCCAACCTTGCTAAGAAGTCTTCGCCACATCGCATACGCGGGAGCGTGGAAGAAATTCGAGCCACTGTGGGATTTGATCATCCGCACCAAACAAGTGAATCGGATACTCCCATTTCTCGAAGCCGTGCTGGACAATTTCCGCCAGGCCGAAAGGCCGCACGACCCTGAAACCTCGGCTTTACAGGGAGAGCAGTCCGTCCCGATTCTTGCGGCTGCCGACCTATACGATCGATGA
- a CDS encoding response regulator has product MAIKILVVDDERSIADSVAEIVGGAGYEAVAAYSGADALAKASDFCPNILLTDVLMPGKNGFDLALEIKQLCPGARLLLFSGQASTAQLASDYGPIFTSRGYRFELLPKPLHPASLLKKLEETLMHAA; this is encoded by the coding sequence GTGGCGATAAAGATTCTTGTTGTCGATGATGAACGTTCCATCGCCGACAGTGTGGCAGAAATCGTTGGTGGCGCCGGATATGAGGCAGTAGCTGCGTATTCCGGAGCCGACGCTCTCGCCAAGGCCTCGGACTTTTGCCCAAATATCCTGCTCACTGATGTGCTCATGCCTGGAAAGAACGGTTTTGACTTGGCATTAGAGATTAAACAGTTGTGTCCAGGTGCGCGCCTACTCCTGTTCTCAGGGCAAGCCAGCACTGCACAGCTCGCTTCCGACTATGGCCCGATATTCACTAGTCGCGGATATCGATTCGAGCTGCTACCTAAGCCCCTGCATCCAGCATCTCTATTAAAGAAGTTGGAAGAGACGCTCATGCATGCCGCTTAG